A stretch of the Nitratifractor salsuginis DSM 16511 genome encodes the following:
- a CDS encoding class I SAM-dependent methyltransferase has translation MAQKDQEKWDRKYMENPRLRTPRPPAKSLERLPAHQPGLALDLACGTGRNTLALARRGWQVDAVDLSPVALQILTEQAQQSGLADRIRTSMEDLDTFSAPEEHYDLILMTNYLDRELIERIIPALKRGGIFVVETYMQHPDNEKPNGNPDYLLQPGELPRLLGIEFELLHYEEFWNEDYEMYRMRKAGVVGKKR, from the coding sequence ATGGCACAGAAAGATCAGGAGAAATGGGATCGAAAATATATGGAGAATCCCCGGCTGCGCACGCCCCGTCCTCCGGCGAAGTCCCTGGAGCGGCTCCCGGCCCATCAACCGGGTCTGGCCCTGGATCTTGCCTGCGGAACGGGGCGCAATACCCTCGCCCTCGCCCGCCGGGGCTGGCAAGTCGATGCCGTCGACCTGTCGCCCGTCGCCCTGCAAATCCTCACCGAACAGGCTCAGCAAAGCGGCCTCGCCGATCGGATCCGTACTTCGATGGAGGATCTGGATACCTTCAGCGCTCCCGAGGAGCACTACGATCTGATCCTGATGACCAATTACCTCGACCGGGAGCTGATCGAGCGGATAATCCCGGCTTTGAAACGTGGCGGAATTTTCGTCGTCGAAACCTATATGCAGCATCCCGACAATGAAAAGCCCAACGGCAATCCGGACTATCTCCTGCAACCCGGAGAGCTCCCCAGACTCCTGGGAATCGAATTCGAGCTGCTTCACTATGAAGAGTTCTGGAACGAGGATTACGAAATGTATCGGATGCGCAAGGCGGGGGTCGTCGGAAAAAAGAGATGA
- a CDS encoding AAA family ATPase, which produces MIHRLYLKDLLGFDEVELEFAPGLVVFTGPSGAGKSVLMGAMLAALGHGSAEAALCEMEFDRPEGLESEAYALDEILSVKTLRKGRVAYYLEGQKISKKALSSMLAPYFRTLSVRDRGGLESEVLLELLDRALGAKDAGYTRILEEFSRRYAQYAAKRAELDAIEAKERQMRERIEFLRFEIERIDAVAPKEGEYEELLEIKQRLSRIDRIREAMDRASTIFELEGAVDEVFELMGKDGSYFSDTMNQLRSDFEDIENLAEELAELDVEQILDRLEQLSGLITRHGSIEEALRYRDEKAQKLAGFEHIEEDKSALEAFLEAEEQALGKLAGEISLRRQAEAEAVAKAMAPNLERLKLPGVRFTFEHCALGSAGVDRVGLELTNRSTVATLSGGEFNRLRLALLAATALGTAPGEGVIFLDEIDANVSGDESIAIAEMITRLASVYQVFAISHQPHLSARAHQHILVNKEGDRSRARSLEAPERIREIARIVGGEKADAEATAFAEKLYREAQNAG; this is translated from the coding sequence ATGATTCATCGCCTTTATCTTAAAGATTTGCTCGGTTTCGACGAGGTGGAGCTGGAGTTCGCTCCGGGGCTGGTGGTCTTTACCGGGCCCAGCGGGGCGGGGAAGTCGGTCTTGATGGGGGCGATGCTGGCGGCTCTGGGGCACGGCAGCGCCGAGGCGGCCCTTTGTGAAATGGAGTTTGACCGTCCGGAGGGTCTGGAGAGTGAAGCCTACGCGCTCGATGAGATCCTCTCGGTCAAAACCCTGCGCAAGGGGAGGGTCGCCTATTATCTCGAGGGGCAAAAGATTTCCAAAAAGGCCCTCTCCTCGATGCTGGCTCCCTATTTCCGGACGTTGAGTGTCCGGGATCGGGGCGGGCTCGAGAGTGAAGTGCTGCTGGAACTGCTCGATCGGGCTTTGGGGGCCAAAGATGCCGGATATACCCGGATCTTGGAGGAGTTTTCCCGGCGTTATGCCCAATATGCCGCGAAGCGGGCGGAGTTGGACGCGATCGAAGCCAAAGAACGGCAGATGCGTGAGCGGATCGAATTTCTGCGTTTCGAGATCGAGCGGATCGATGCCGTCGCACCCAAAGAGGGGGAGTATGAGGAGCTCCTGGAGATCAAACAGCGGCTCTCCCGGATCGACCGGATCCGCGAAGCGATGGATCGGGCCTCGACGATTTTTGAGCTGGAAGGGGCCGTGGACGAGGTCTTCGAGTTGATGGGCAAGGACGGCAGCTATTTCAGCGATACGATGAACCAGCTGCGGAGCGATTTCGAAGATATCGAAAACCTGGCCGAAGAGTTGGCCGAGCTGGATGTGGAGCAGATCCTGGACCGTTTGGAGCAGCTGAGCGGTCTCATTACCCGTCACGGCTCCATCGAAGAGGCGCTGCGTTATCGGGATGAGAAGGCGCAGAAACTCGCCGGCTTCGAGCATATCGAGGAGGACAAAAGTGCGCTGGAAGCCTTTTTGGAAGCGGAGGAGCAGGCACTCGGGAAGCTGGCCGGAGAGATTTCGCTCCGGCGCCAGGCTGAGGCTGAAGCGGTGGCCAAGGCGATGGCCCCCAATCTGGAACGCCTCAAGCTCCCCGGTGTCCGCTTTACCTTCGAGCATTGTGCGCTCGGCTCTGCGGGGGTCGATCGGGTCGGCCTGGAGTTGACCAACCGCTCGACGGTGGCGACGCTCAGCGGCGGGGAGTTCAATCGCCTGCGCCTGGCCCTGCTGGCGGCTACCGCCCTTGGGACGGCCCCGGGGGAGGGGGTGATCTTTCTTGATGAGATCGATGCCAACGTCAGCGGGGACGAATCGATCGCCATCGCCGAGATGATCACCCGTCTGGCTTCGGTCTATCAAGTCTTTGCCATCAGCCATCAGCCCCATCTCAGTGCCCGTGCCCATCAACACATCCTCGTGAACAAAGAGGGGGATCGCAGCCGGGCACGAAGTCTGGAAGCCCCGGAACGGATCCGGGAGATCGCCCGGATCGTGGGCGGGGAGAAGGCCGATGCCGAAGCGACGGCCTTTGCCGAAAAACTCTACAGGGAGGCGCAGAATGCTGGTTGA
- a CDS encoding four helix bundle protein: MARGSAAEFITQTYIGIEIAYIDRKEGMRWVKETDELSRMLMGLKKNYG; encoded by the coding sequence ATTGCAAGGGGCTCTGCCGCAGAGTTCATCACTCAAACCTATATCGGAATAGAGATAGCATATATCGATAGAAAAGAAGGTATGCGATGGGTGAAAGAGACAGATGAACTCTCTCGTATGCTAATGGGGCTCAAGAAAAACTATGGCTGA
- a CDS encoding HAD family hydrolase translates to MLVDIPKYKTLDLHTLVLDYNGTVALDGRFKEELTWQLEDLALSLKLYVLTADTFGTVAEELSGLPVTLHILQSQDHTAEKAAVVERLGAEGVIAIGNGNNDAAMLERAGLGIAVLGEEGLSIRALNAADLLVPDIARALELLQQPKRLIATLRR, encoded by the coding sequence ATGCTGGTTGATATTCCTAAATATAAAACCCTCGATCTCCATACGCTGGTCCTGGACTATAACGGCACCGTCGCCCTCGACGGCCGCTTCAAAGAGGAGCTCACCTGGCAGTTGGAAGATCTGGCCCTTTCGCTCAAGCTCTATGTCCTCACCGCCGATACCTTCGGTACGGTGGCCGAGGAGCTCTCGGGACTGCCGGTGACGCTGCATATTCTGCAGAGTCAGGATCATACCGCCGAGAAGGCGGCTGTTGTCGAGCGTCTGGGGGCAGAAGGGGTTATAGCCATAGGCAACGGCAACAACGATGCGGCGATGCTGGAGCGAGCGGGTCTGGGGATCGCCGTATTGGGCGAAGAGGGGCTCAGCATTCGGGCGCTCAATGCCGCCGATCTCCTGGTGCCTGACATCGCTCGGGCACTGGAGTTGCTGCAGCAGCCCAAGCGGCTGATCGCCACTTTGAGACGCTAA
- a CDS encoding four helix bundle protein, with protein MKCERLDVWKRACRLSVDVYRHLSELRDFAFKDQITRSALSIASNIAEGIEKDSNREKVRFIERDCKGLCRRVHHSNLYRNRDSIYR; from the coding sequence ATGAAATGTGAACGTTTGGATGTCTGGAAAAGAGCCTGCCGTCTCAGTGTTGATGTTTACAGACATCTATCGGAGTTGAGAGATTTCGCGTTCAAAGATCAGATCACCCGAAGCGCATTATCGATTGCAAGCAATATTGCCGAGGGGATTGAAAAAGATTCCAATCGAGAAAAAGTTCGTTTTATAGAGAGAGATTGCAAGGGGCTCTGCCGCAGAGTTCATCACTCAAACCTATATCGGAATAGAGATAGCATATATCGATAG
- the fabI gene encoding enoyl-ACP reductase FabI yields MLMKGKKGIVLGIANKKSIAYGIAKACRDQGAELAITYLNERFEKKLAPIAEELGCAERLYPCDVSKPEEIKALRESLERDFGQIDFIVHSIAFAPKEGLSGHFTDISKEAFNVAMDISVYSLIEVTRELKPILSDKSAVLTLTYYGGVKYIPNYNLMGVAKAALEMTVKYMAEDLGRDGIRVNAISAGPIKTLAAAGIGDFSFMLKWNAAHAPLKRNITIEEVGNSGMYLVSDLSSAVTGEIHYVDGGFNIMGMPAVEFDENGKPHIAWNGEDR; encoded by the coding sequence ATGCTGATGAAGGGAAAAAAGGGGATCGTCCTGGGGATCGCCAACAAAAAGTCCATCGCCTACGGGATCGCCAAAGCGTGCCGGGATCAGGGGGCCGAGCTGGCCATCACCTATCTCAATGAACGTTTCGAGAAGAAGCTCGCACCCATCGCCGAAGAGCTGGGGTGTGCCGAGCGCCTCTACCCCTGCGATGTGAGCAAACCCGAAGAGATCAAAGCGCTGAGGGAATCCCTGGAGCGGGATTTCGGGCAGATCGATTTCATCGTCCACTCCATCGCCTTCGCCCCCAAAGAGGGGCTCAGCGGTCACTTCACCGATATCTCCAAAGAGGCCTTCAACGTCGCGATGGATATCTCCGTCTACTCTCTGATCGAAGTGACCCGGGAGCTCAAGCCGATCCTCAGCGACAAAAGCGCCGTGCTGACACTGACCTATTACGGCGGAGTCAAATACATCCCCAACTACAACCTGATGGGGGTTGCCAAAGCGGCTCTGGAGATGACCGTCAAGTATATGGCCGAAGACCTGGGCCGTGACGGGATCCGGGTCAACGCCATCAGCGCCGGCCCCATCAAGACCCTGGCCGCCGCCGGGATCGGGGATTTCTCCTTTATGCTCAAATGGAACGCCGCCCACGCCCCCCTCAAACGCAACATCACCATCGAAGAGGTGGGTAACAGCGGAATGTACCTCGTCAGTGATCTCTCCAGCGCCGTGACCGGTGAAATCCACTATGTCGACGGTGGATTCAATATTATGGGGATGCCGGCGGTGGAGTTTGACGAGAACGGCAAGCCCCATATCGCGTGGAATGGGGAGGACCGTTGA
- a CDS encoding acyloxyacyl hydrolase has translation MNKILRNTIAAVILPAAIWAGGDLAPAPAAQSSDWIDGIGISYGQSKDNIDIYRLYLRKDFQSRWFQSDLGYLSGYWEGSLNYWDGYGTHNYGVALSPVFTYLFNTSGTFTPYLEGGIGVSWFSKTQMGPRDLSTHFLFEDRIGAGVRIGNWDLSFRYMHYSNAGIKKPNDGIDIFIGSLSYRF, from the coding sequence ATGAATAAGATTCTTAGAAACACCATCGCGGCAGTCATTTTGCCTGCGGCGATCTGGGCAGGCGGTGATCTCGCACCCGCTCCCGCAGCCCAATCCTCCGACTGGATCGACGGAATCGGCATCAGTTACGGTCAGAGCAAGGACAATATCGATATCTACCGCCTCTACCTGCGTAAAGATTTCCAGAGCCGATGGTTCCAGAGCGATCTGGGATATCTCTCGGGGTATTGGGAAGGCTCTCTCAACTACTGGGACGGCTACGGAACCCACAACTACGGGGTAGCCCTCTCCCCTGTCTTTACCTATCTCTTCAATACCTCAGGCACTTTCACCCCCTATCTGGAAGGAGGGATCGGCGTCTCCTGGTTCTCCAAGACCCAAATGGGCCCTCGGGACCTCTCGACTCATTTTCTTTTCGAAGATCGTATCGGTGCCGGAGTACGCATAGGCAACTGGGATCTGAGCTTCCGCTATATGCACTACTCCAACGCCGGGATCAAAAAACCCAACGACGGGATCGACATCTTCATCGGCTCCTTGAGCTATCGATTCTAA
- a CDS encoding class I SAM-dependent methyltransferase, which translates to MSFDKRAENWDALDRRQALAETVARVIIQKIDLNPSMHLLDLGAGTGLLARRLAPYVGKVVAVDTSSGMLQKLSEVAPEIERVHSDILSYRPEEKFDGIVSSMTLHHIEDTQLLMRHLRSLLKEDGFIALADLAPEKGDFHDGGNEGVYHFGFDEATLSEAARKAGFGNVSYELVHTVNKGEGREYDIFLLTAWAGNK; encoded by the coding sequence ATGAGTTTCGACAAGAGAGCTGAAAACTGGGACGCCCTGGACCGGAGACAGGCCCTGGCCGAAACGGTTGCCCGGGTCATTATCCAAAAGATCGATCTGAATCCCTCGATGCATCTGCTCGATCTGGGGGCGGGGACGGGGCTTTTGGCACGGCGGCTTGCCCCTTACGTGGGAAAGGTCGTCGCGGTGGATACTTCGTCGGGTATGTTGCAAAAACTCTCCGAAGTCGCGCCCGAGATCGAAAGGGTCCACTCCGATATACTCAGTTACCGCCCGGAGGAGAAGTTCGACGGAATCGTCAGTTCGATGACCCTGCACCATATAGAAGATACGCAGCTTCTGATGCGGCATTTGCGCTCCCTGCTCAAAGAAGACGGCTTCATCGCTTTGGCGGACTTGGCTCCCGAAAAAGGTGATTTCCACGATGGGGGCAACGAAGGGGTTTACCATTTCGGTTTCGACGAGGCGACGCTGAGCGAAGCGGCCCGAAAGGCGGGATTCGGGAATGTCAGCTATGAATTGGTGCATACTGTAAATAAAGGTGAGGGCAGGGAATACGATATCTTTCTCCTGACCGCTTGGGCAGGCAATAAATGA
- a CDS encoding septal ring lytic transglycosylase RlpA family protein, protein MPRLFSLIILIFISTLWGCGESPRPKARRFYVGLASHYGPEWEGRRTASGEIFHNKAMTAAHKTLPFGTRVRVTLLSTGKSVTVRINDRGPFVKGRIIDLSDEAARRIGMGSRGVAPVRLEVLGN, encoded by the coding sequence ATGCCACGTCTCTTTTCTCTTATCATTCTGATTTTCATTTCGACCCTATGGGGCTGCGGCGAATCTCCCCGGCCGAAAGCGCGCCGCTTCTACGTCGGGTTGGCTTCACACTATGGCCCGGAGTGGGAAGGGCGGCGCACCGCCAGCGGGGAGATCTTTCACAACAAGGCAATGACCGCCGCCCACAAAACCCTCCCTTTCGGTACCCGGGTGAGGGTGACGCTGCTCTCCACGGGCAAAAGCGTCACCGTCCGCATCAACGACCGGGGCCCCTTCGTCAAGGGGCGCATCATCGATCTCAGCGACGAAGCGGCCCGCCGCATCGGGATGGGTAGCCGGGGGGTCGCCCCAGTGCGCCTGGAGGTCCTGGGGAATTAG
- a CDS encoding YfdX family protein, which produces MSEKKRRQEQSKVTERVETAKSGYVDERNEQVKQEAIDAVNLVVQVLKQVEEKKKEEAVKSIEEALGKLEVLVAKDPDLQLFPVDVQEQVVDYPGTVEEVVAAKKTVKELIEKDEFQAARELMLTLASELDIYITALPIGTYPAALKAIVPLIEEEKYDEATALLVQVLETLVLQKVVIPLPIVRAEKAVEVAAAAANDESKKADRKELEELLAYTKEQLLLAQALGYGKVEEDYKELLEMVDAIEKKLEGGEETKGVFDDLLEKLNGFMGGFNKAG; this is translated from the coding sequence ATGAGCGAGAAAAAGAGACGCCAAGAGCAAAGCAAAGTCACAGAGAGAGTCGAAACAGCCAAAAGCGGCTATGTGGATGAACGCAACGAACAGGTCAAACAGGAGGCGATCGACGCCGTCAACCTGGTCGTACAGGTTCTGAAACAGGTCGAAGAGAAGAAGAAAGAAGAGGCTGTCAAAAGCATCGAAGAAGCCCTGGGCAAACTGGAAGTCCTGGTCGCCAAAGATCCGGATCTGCAACTCTTCCCGGTCGATGTCCAGGAGCAGGTCGTCGACTATCCCGGAACCGTCGAAGAGGTAGTCGCCGCCAAGAAAACGGTCAAAGAGCTGATCGAAAAAGATGAATTCCAGGCGGCCAGAGAGCTGATGCTCACCCTGGCCAGCGAATTGGATATCTACATCACGGCACTGCCCATCGGTACCTATCCGGCAGCATTGAAAGCGATCGTGCCTCTGATCGAAGAGGAGAAATACGACGAAGCCACCGCGCTTCTGGTCCAGGTCCTCGAGACACTGGTCCTGCAGAAAGTGGTCATCCCTCTGCCCATCGTCAGAGCTGAAAAAGCGGTGGAAGTCGCTGCGGCAGCCGCCAACGACGAGAGCAAGAAAGCCGACCGAAAAGAGCTCGAAGAGCTCCTGGCTTACACCAAAGAGCAGCTTCTGCTGGCCCAGGCTCTGGGATACGGCAAAGTCGAAGAAGATTACAAAGAGCTTCTGGAGATGGTCGATGCCATCGAGAAGAAACTCGAGGGAGGCGAAGAGACCAAAGGGGTATTCGACGATCTCCTCGAAAAGCTCAATGGCTTTATGGGCGGCTTCAACAAAGCCGGCTGA
- a CDS encoding NAD(+)/NADH kinase: MNKDRLQKIESAGFVLKPDSPEIKPIFQEIRKLFEERGIRVALAERSAAMIGERGTPFEKMCEESDFLVSLGGDGTLLSLVRRSYPWHKPVVGINAGNLGFLADVTIEEVPIFLDQLFDGRYRIDCRLMIAGHIEKASGAKVEFFALNDVVVSSPIPSKMVIVNASIEEERFNTYRGDGLIISTPTGSTAYNLAAGGPVVYPLTRAFILTPVLAHSLTNQRPLVVPADFAIELDTEKYEAIATIDGQERYEIEEGDRVFISVAKEDARLLHRQERNYFSVLRDKLHWGDRNW, translated from the coding sequence ATGAATAAGGATCGATTGCAGAAGATCGAATCGGCCGGTTTCGTTCTCAAACCCGATTCTCCGGAGATCAAACCGATCTTCCAGGAGATCCGGAAACTTTTCGAAGAGCGGGGGATCCGCGTGGCATTGGCGGAGCGCTCCGCCGCGATGATCGGCGAGCGGGGGACTCCCTTTGAGAAGATGTGCGAAGAGAGTGATTTCCTGGTCTCCCTGGGTGGAGACGGAACGCTTCTCTCCCTCGTGCGGCGCAGCTACCCCTGGCACAAACCGGTGGTGGGGATCAATGCCGGGAACCTGGGTTTTCTGGCCGACGTGACCATCGAGGAGGTGCCGATCTTTCTCGACCAGCTCTTCGACGGGCGCTACCGCATCGACTGCCGCCTGATGATCGCCGGCCATATCGAGAAGGCGTCGGGGGCCAAGGTGGAGTTCTTCGCCCTCAACGACGTGGTAGTCAGCAGCCCCATCCCCTCCAAGATGGTCATCGTCAACGCCTCCATCGAAGAGGAGCGTTTCAACACCTATCGCGGCGACGGGCTCATCATCTCCACACCGACGGGTTCCACCGCCTACAACCTGGCTGCCGGAGGCCCGGTGGTCTATCCCCTGACCCGGGCCTTTATCCTCACCCCCGTCCTGGCCCATTCCCTGACCAACCAGCGGCCCTTGGTGGTCCCCGCCGATTTCGCCATCGAGCTTGATACTGAAAAATATGAAGCCATCGCCACCATCGACGGACAGGAGCGTTACGAGATCGAAGAGGGGGATCGGGTCTTCATCTCCGTCGCCAAAGAGGATGCCCGGCTGCTTCACCGCCAGGAGAGGAACTATTTTTCTGTTTTGCGGGACAAGCTTCATTGGGGAGACAGGAACTGGTGA
- a CDS encoding dynamin family protein, whose product MKPKERYEKLKKYLSAENPVLLDVIQEYQELDSVARSLGLIDANETYTARISWWPLISILGTFSSGKSTFINDYLGMPVQQSGNQAVDDKFTVLCYGAGDKVTTLPGLALDADPRFPFYNISEKVERVDPGEGSRVNLYLQLKTVPSENLKGKILIDSPGFDADSQRNAILRISSHIIEMSDLVLIFFDARHPEPGAMRDTLEHLVARTVEQRDRDKILYILNQIDTTAREDNLEDVIGAWQRALSQKGLIAGNFYAIYNESAKQPIDDPAIAERLERKRNEDLAKIYERMEGVKVERAYRITKALEDFAKEIENKKLPAIREALQRWGRRVLLADFLMALLLAGGAASLFVTGVLPGTLPLIAGAGAVGLLLLILFHFMMRAKIARSEIKKAEAQDPKLAGALRKRTRWYRPILSLWSGGWFRRTEERLANIIEYSRAAIRRLNDQYVTPLDTVDQEENKL is encoded by the coding sequence GTGAAGCCAAAAGAACGTTATGAAAAGCTCAAAAAATATCTCAGTGCGGAAAACCCCGTACTTCTGGATGTGATTCAGGAGTATCAGGAACTCGACTCGGTCGCCCGGAGCCTGGGATTGATCGATGCCAACGAAACCTATACGGCCAGGATCTCCTGGTGGCCTTTGATCTCCATTCTCGGGACTTTCTCCTCGGGTAAATCCACTTTCATCAACGATTATCTCGGGATGCCGGTCCAGCAGAGCGGCAATCAGGCAGTCGATGACAAGTTTACCGTGCTCTGCTATGGGGCGGGGGACAAAGTGACGACCCTGCCCGGCCTGGCCCTCGATGCCGATCCACGTTTTCCTTTCTACAACATCAGTGAAAAGGTGGAGCGTGTCGATCCGGGGGAGGGGAGCCGCGTCAACCTCTACCTCCAGCTCAAAACGGTGCCTTCCGAGAATCTCAAAGGAAAGATCCTCATCGACTCTCCCGGCTTTGATGCGGACAGTCAGCGCAATGCCATCCTGAGGATCAGCAGCCATATCATCGAAATGTCGGATCTGGTTTTGATCTTTTTCGATGCGCGCCATCCCGAGCCCGGTGCGATGCGCGACACCCTGGAGCATCTGGTGGCCCGCACCGTGGAGCAGCGCGACCGTGACAAGATCCTCTACATCCTGAATCAGATCGATACCACAGCCCGAGAGGACAACCTCGAAGATGTCATCGGTGCCTGGCAGCGCGCACTTTCGCAAAAGGGGCTCATCGCTGGTAATTTCTATGCCATCTACAACGAGAGCGCCAAACAGCCCATTGACGATCCGGCCATCGCCGAACGCCTGGAACGCAAACGCAACGAAGATTTGGCGAAGATCTATGAGCGGATGGAAGGGGTCAAAGTGGAGCGGGCTTATCGGATCACCAAAGCCCTGGAGGATTTCGCCAAAGAGATCGAGAACAAGAAACTCCCCGCGATCCGCGAAGCCCTCCAGCGCTGGGGCCGACGGGTTTTGCTGGCGGACTTTTTGATGGCACTCTTGCTGGCGGGCGGGGCCGCCTCTCTCTTCGTGACGGGAGTGCTTCCTGGGACCTTGCCCCTGATCGCGGGTGCGGGTGCGGTCGGCCTGCTTCTGCTCATTCTTTTCCATTTTATGATGCGTGCCAAAATCGCCCGCTCCGAAATCAAGAAGGCAGAAGCCCAGGATCCGAAATTGGCCGGGGCACTGCGAAAACGCACACGCTGGTACCGGCCGATCCTTTCGCTCTGGTCGGGAGGGTGGTTCCGCCGGACCGAAGAGCGGCTCGCAAACATCATCGAGTATTCGCGCGCCGCGATCCGTCGGCTCAACGATCAGTATGTGACTCCTCTGGATACGGTGGATCAAGAGGAAAATAAGCTTTGA
- a CDS encoding TrmH family RNA methyltransferase, with protein sequence MAEKNSTHNAQRTTLVSYEEKKSFYEKVLTIYGRNPVLEALEDPSLQIHRLHLSESNKPSKQLDRMVALAKKRGIEIRTHEKKALSRISKNSRQDQGVALDVVLENLTTPDAFLNEHKRFRLIALDRVTNPQNVGMIIRSCAAGRIDGIVMSAKGNAPLVSPLTIKASAGTLFKIPIIRADSLLGTLRLFREAGAKLYTLDSHASTDYRKLDPTSREVFILGNESEGVSPEIAALSDERIAIPMNRGVESLNVAVTASLLAFCLPENSKS encoded by the coding sequence ATGGCTGAAAAAAACTCAACGCACAACGCACAACGCACAACGCTCGTCTCCTATGAGGAGAAAAAAAGCTTTTATGAAAAAGTCCTGACAATCTACGGTCGGAATCCGGTGCTCGAAGCACTGGAAGATCCTTCGCTTCAGATCCATAGGCTGCATTTGAGTGAGAGTAATAAGCCCTCCAAACAGCTCGACCGAATGGTGGCTTTGGCCAAAAAGCGGGGGATCGAGATCCGCACCCACGAGAAAAAGGCCCTCTCCCGTATCTCCAAAAATTCCCGGCAAGACCAGGGGGTGGCATTGGATGTGGTGCTGGAGAATCTGACGACGCCCGACGCCTTTTTGAATGAGCATAAGCGCTTCCGCCTCATCGCTCTGGACCGGGTGACCAACCCGCAGAATGTAGGGATGATCATCCGCTCCTGCGCGGCGGGACGGATCGACGGGATCGTGATGTCGGCCAAGGGCAACGCCCCTCTGGTCTCGCCCCTGACCATCAAAGCCAGCGCCGGAACCCTCTTCAAGATCCCCATCATCCGGGCCGATTCGCTTTTGGGGACTCTTCGGCTCTTCCGGGAAGCGGGCGCGAAGCTCTATACCCTCGATTCCCACGCTTCGACCGATTATCGCAAACTGGATCCCACTTCCCGAGAAGTATTTATCCTTGGAAACGAGAGCGAAGGGGTCAGCCCGGAGATCGCCGCCCTCAGCGACGAGCGGATCGCCATCCCGATGAACCGGGGAGTGGAATCCCTCAATGTGGCGGTGACCGCATCGCTGTTGGCCTTTTGCCTCCCCGAAAATTCAAAATCATAG
- the xth gene encoding exodeoxyribonuclease III, with protein sequence MPDHYYFVSWNVNGIRSVAKKGALKWVDKEPPHILGLQEVKAEEDQFPEDLFEHRYAHRYVSSSHKKGQSGVALFTDLEPEYYSPCYEVDILKEGRINEIHFDKIAFFNVYFPNGKRNEERLAYKLEFYDRFFEHIEGLRKKGMSIIFCGDVNTAHRPIDLARPKENEGISGFLPVERAWIDKLIEHGYIDTFRYIHGDEPERYSWWSMRTKARERNVGWRIDYFFVSKDLKERILDADILAEIEGSDHAPVSLRLAK encoded by the coding sequence ATGCCGGATCATTACTATTTTGTCTCCTGGAACGTCAACGGGATCCGTTCGGTCGCCAAAAAGGGCGCATTGAAGTGGGTGGACAAAGAGCCGCCCCATATCCTGGGATTGCAGGAGGTCAAGGCGGAAGAGGATCAATTCCCCGAGGATCTTTTCGAACACCGTTATGCCCATCGCTATGTCAGCAGTTCCCACAAAAAGGGGCAGTCGGGGGTAGCGCTCTTTACGGATCTGGAGCCGGAATACTACTCCCCCTGCTACGAGGTGGACATTCTCAAAGAGGGGCGGATCAACGAGATCCACTTCGATAAGATCGCCTTCTTCAATGTCTATTTCCCCAACGGCAAGCGCAACGAAGAGCGCCTGGCCTACAAACTGGAGTTTTATGACCGCTTCTTCGAGCATATCGAGGGATTGCGCAAAAAGGGGATGTCGATCATCTTCTGCGGGGATGTCAACACCGCCCATCGCCCCATCGACCTGGCCCGGCCCAAGGAGAACGAAGGTATCTCGGGCTTCCTGCCTGTGGAGCGGGCCTGGATCGACAAGCTGATCGAGCACGGATACATCGATACCTTCCGCTATATCCACGGAGACGAACCGGAGCGGTACAGCTGGTGGTCTATGCGCACCAAAGCCAGAGAGAGGAATGTGGGCTGGAGGATCGATTACTTCTTCGTCTCCAAAGATCTCAAGGAGCGTATCCTCGACGCCGACATTCTGGCGGAGATCGAGGGGAGCGATCACGCTCCGGTTTCACTGCGATTGGCCAAGTAG